The DNA segment AGCGCCGAAGCGAGCGAGGAAGCTGATGCCGTGGTCCTCGCGCTGCCGGGAGGACCCGCCGCGGTCCTGCTGCGCGCCGCGGCGCCGGAAGCCGCCGGACTGCTCGAAGCTATCCCCCGCCTCGACCTGCGCGTGTGGCACAGCCGTCATCCCCTGTGGCCGGGCTGGGAGCGGGGCTTCGGACTGCTGATCCATCCTCCCGAGGGCGGCGGCCTGCTGGGAGCCGTCTCCTTCGCGATCGGCGATCCCCGCGGCGTGCCGGGCCTGATGCAGGTGCGGACCTACCTGGGCGGGGCCTATCCGGTGGCCTCCGCCCTCGACGCGTGGCCCGGCGTCCTCGCAGCGCTGCGCCGCTGGCTGCCGGAGCTGCCCGAGGCGGTGCAGGTGCGCGAGGAGCCCTGCCCCGGCGCCTTCCCGCTGCTGGAGCCCGGCCACGGGGCGCGGGGTGCGCGGATCCTCGGCGCGCTGCCGCCGGGCCTCCACTGGTTGGGACCCGCCCGGTTCGGCCCGGGCCTGCCCGACCTCGCGGAGGGCGTGGAGGCCTGGGCCGCGGGCCTCACTTCAGGCTGAAAGCCACGGCCGCGCCCTTCGCCTGGCCCGTCCGCACCTGGAAGATCCGCGCGGGATCGGCCTGGGCGGTATCGAGCAGCCATCCGATCGCGCGCTTCGCCCGTACGTCCGCCAGCAGGGCCAGTTCGTCGGGGCCGGGGTTCAGTCCCTCCAGCAGGCGCTGCTCCATCTCCGGGGCAGGTGGAAGGGGAGGCGCCGGGACGCCCTTCGTCGCGGGAAAGGCAGCCTGGTAGGCGGCCCGGATCCAGCGTTCCCGCTCCGCGGGAGGAATCGGCTCCTTCTCGGCCTGGCCCAGCGCGCCGTTCCGCGTCCGCCGCAGCAGCGCTTCCAGGGCCGCCCGCCGGAGCGCCCCGCCGTCGGCGGCTTCGTCCACGGCGCCCTCCGCCTCCAGCCGCAGTTCCGGCCGCTCCTGGAGCGCCCGCGCCAGGGCCTGGAGTTTGGCGGTGGCCGCCGCATCCAGGGCGCTGGAACCCGGCGCGAAGGCCAAAGCGCTCAGGTCCCCCGCGTCGCTGCCGAACAGGCTGCCGATCAGGGTGAACGGCGACGTCGCGATCTTCCCCAGCAGGTTGAAGATGGCCTTCCACACCAGCCTTCCGTACTTCACGTCGGGATCGTCCAGGCTGCCCTCCACCGGCAGGTCGAAGGCGATGAGCCCCTTGCGGTCGCGCAGGATGGCCAGCCCAAGCCTCACCGGTAGACCCGTGGCGTCGGGGCTGTCCACCTTCTCGCCGAGGTAGAACTGGTCCAGCTTCACGGCGTTCTCGGCCTTCAGGTTCCGGTGGTCGATGCGCAGCCGCGCCTCCACGTCCAGCTTGCCCTTCTGCACGGTGTAGCCCAGGTACTTCCCGGTGTAGGGCGTGAAATCCGTCAGGTCGGCGCCCTGGATCCGCAGGGCCACGTCGGTGTCCAGGTCGTGGCGCAGGGGCATGGCCTTGCCCGTGATGGTGATGGGCGCGAGGCCGCCCGCGCGGCCCTTGAAGGCCACCTGCGAGACCGCGTCGGGCCGGCCCGACAGGCCCAGGTAGCTGCCTTCGAGGTCGCGGATGGACAGGGCCGCCGCCGGCCGGACGGAGCGGTCGATGAAACTGAGGCGGCCGCCGGTGATCGCCAGCTTCGCGATGGCGACATCGGGCGCCGCCGCGGGCGTGGGCGGAACCACCGCCGCGGGAAGGGCCGCGGGCTTGCCTTCGGGCGCGAGGCGCAGGGCGCGGGCCACATTGGTGCTGCCGTCCGCTTCCATCACCAGGCGCCCCTCCGGCGCCGTCCATTCCACGCTCCGGATCGCCACGGCCAGGGGCGCGGTGCGGAGGTCCGCCCCGGCGACGTTCAGCCGCTTCCACCGCAGGAAGGTCTCGCCCCGCTGGGCATCGCGCACGTCCAGGCCCTGGACCAAAGCGCCTCCCTGATAGATCACGCCGTCCGACCGGCGGCCCTCGAACGCGAAGCGCACGCGGCCGTCGGCAGCCAGGCTCCCGGAGGCGAGACGCAGATCCAGCGCCGGGTCCAGGTAGGAATCGAAGGGGGCCAGGTCCAGGCCCTCCGCCTTCACCCGCAGGTCGCCCGTGGCGCGGAGGGGCGCCAGGCTCCCTTCGGCCTTCAAGGTCCCGCTCCCCAGCTTCAGATCCAGGGAGGCGTCGCTGGAAGCCGCGGGATCCAGCGAGAGGCCGCGCCAGCGCAGGTTCAGATCGGTGGCTTCCACCTTCACGGGACGGGCTGGACCGCGGTCCTCCCAGCCCACCCGGAAGCCCGCCAGCGCCAGGTCCCGGACGAGCAGTTTGAGGGGCTTGGCTTCCTTTTCAGGGGCCGCCTTGGGCTTGGGCGCGGCCGCCAGCCGGGCCAGGTTCAGGCTTCCATCCTTGGCCGCCTGGATCCGCAGGATGCCCTGGGCCGCGGTGATGGAGCCCACTTCCACCGACGGGGCCATCAGATCGGCACGGCCCTCCCGGATTTCCAGCAGTGGCACTTCCACGGCGGGTTCGGCGGCGCCCCGCTCCGCCACCTTCAGGTCGCGCACCGTGAGGCCGAGCTCCGCCAGTTCCACGACCCGGCGTCCTCCGCCCCACTCCACGCGGTACTGGGTCCGTACCGTGGCCAGCCCGCTGCGGATCTCGGCGGCGACCTGCCCTTCCTGGTAGGGGCGGTACTTGGGCAGGGAGAGGTTCTCCACAAGGATGTTGCCCGCGGACGCGAAGGGCTGGAATCCGAGGTCCCCCTTCCAGGCGAGGTGCTCCTTCGCTTCGGTCCAGGCCTCCAGCGACACGCCGCTGCGGTGGCCCACCTCCGTCCGCAGGTTCTCCAGGCGGAAGGTGACGGGACCGAGCACCGTGCGGAAGGGCTCCGCCGCGGAGCGATCGGAAAAGGCCATGCGGCCCTCCTCCATGCGGAAGCGGCGGACCTGGAGGACCCAGGAGGACGGCGCCGCGGCGGGCGCCTCGGGCTCCGGGCCGCCCTCCAGCAGGTCCTGGAAATTGAGGCGGCCCTTGGGATCCAGGTCCGCGCGGAAGGTGAGCCCCTCCACCTCGACGGCCCCCAGGCTCACGGTCCGGCCCAGGAGGCGCCAGACGTCCAGGTCCACGTAGAGGCGGCGGAGGGTGATCCAATCCTCCCCGTTCCGCTCCGCCGCCCGGAAGCCCTCCAGCGTCACGCCGAAGGTGAAGGGGTTGAACCGCAGCTTCGCCACGGTCACCGGGCGCTTGAGGGCCGCCGTCGCCTCGCGCTCGATGCGGGGGCGCGCCAGGGCGGGTACCAGCAGGAACCCGACGAGGGCCCACAGAACCAGGATCCCCGTCGAGACAAGGATCCAGCGGTTCCATCGCCGGAGGAAGGCCGAGAGCGGAGCTGGAATGGGCATGGGAAAAGCATAGGGCCTTCGCGCCGGTGTGATTCAAGCCACATCCCTATTCTCTGGGGCCGCCCAGGGGGGCTATCCTCCTCCCGTCGCGGTGCCGCCAGGACTGCCATCCCCGAGCGTGTCGGTGCACCGCTGGACCGAGAGGCATGTGTCATGTCGGCACGACGCATCGTGATCCTGGGAGCCGCGGGACGCGACTTCCACAATTTCAACACCGTGTACCGGGACAACCCCGCGTACCAGGTGGTGGCCTTCACCGCCACCCAGATCCCGGGGATCGAGGGCCGCCGCTACCCGGCCGTTCTCGCCGGGAAGCTCTATCCCAATGGGATCCCCATCGTGGACGAGTCCGAACTGGTGGACCTGATCCACCGCGAAAAGCTGGACGCGGCCGTGTTCTCCTACTCGGACGTCACCCACGCCACCGTGATGCACCTGGCGAGCCTGTGCATCGCCCACGGCTGCGACTTCGAGCTGCTGGGCGCGGACAAGACGATGATCGCCTCGTCCAAGCCCGTCATCGGGATCACCGCCGTCCGCACGGGCGCCGGGAAGAGCCAGACCACGCGCTTCATCAGCAACATCCTGAAGAAGCTCGGCAAGAAGGTCGTCGCCATCCGCCATCCCATGCCCTACGGCGACCTCGCCAAGCAGGCCTGCCAGCGCTTCGCCGACTACAGCGACCTGGACAAGCACGAATGCACCATCGAGGAGCGCGAGGAGTACGAGCCGCACATCGACAACGGGTTCGTGGTCTACGCCGGCGTGGACTACGAGCAGATCATCCGCAGCGCCGAGAAGGAAGCGGACGTGATCCTGTGGGACGGCGGGAACAACGACCTGCCCTTCTACAAGAGCGACCTGCACATCTGCATCGCCGACCCGCTCCGCTCGGGCCACGAGATGGCCTACCACCCCGGCGAGGCCAATTTCCGACGCGCCGACATCATCCTCATCAACAAGTGCGACAGCGCCAAGGAAGAGGACATCCAGGCCATCGAGCGCAACGCCGCCGCCGTGAACGCCAAAGCCCGGGTCCTCCGCGCCACCAGCCCCGTCACCTGCGACCGGCCGGAGATCGTCAAGGACCGCCGCGCCCTCGTGATCGAGGACGGGCCCACCCTCACGCACGGGTCCATGACCTACGGCGCGGGCGTGGTCGCCGCCCGGGCCGTGGGCGCCAAGGAGATCGTGGATCCCTCCCCCTACGCCGTCGCCAGCCTCGCCGCCACTTACCGCAAGTATCCCAACGCCAAGGGCATCCTCCCGGCCATGGGCTACGGCGACCAGCAGGTGAGGGACCTCCAGGCCACCATCGAAGCCACGCCCTGCGACGTGGTTCTCAGCGGGACGCCCATCGACCTCACCCGCGTCCTCCAGGTCAGCAAGCCCATGACCCGCGTCCGCTACGACCTCGCCGAAGTGCGCGAAGGCGCGCTGGAAGCGGAAGTCCGCCGGACCCTGAAGATGTAGGACAAGACAAGTTTTCTAAACGGCCCGGCTCCGGCCGGGCCGTTCTTCGTGAGGGGAACGGGGCCCCGAACGCCGTACCCTGGACCTGAATGGAGTGCCCATTCCGAGTTCCGGAGTTCCCATGCCGAGGTTGTTCCAACCCCTGACCCTGCGCGGCCTCACGCTTCCCAACCGGATCGCCGTCTCCCCGATGTGCCAGTACCAGTCGGTGGACGGCCTGCCGAACGACTGGCACCTCGTCCATCTCGGCGGCTTGGCCCAGGGCGGAGCGGGATTGGTGCTCACCGAAGCCACAGCGGTATCGCCCGAAGGCCGCATCAGCCCCGACGATCTCGGAATCTGGAACGACGCCCAGGGCGAGGGTCTCGCGCGCATCGCCCGGTTCATCGCCTCCCAGGGCGCGGCGCCGGGCATCCAGCTGGCCCACGCGGGCCGGAAGGCCTCCAATCCCGCGCCGTGGAAGGGCAGCGGCAGCCTCCCGGAGAGCGCCGGCGGCTGGGTTCCCGTGGGCCCGAGCCCCATGGCCTTCGATGCGAACTGGACCGTCCCCACCGCGCTCGATGCCGCGGGCATCCAGGCGGTGATCCAGTCCTTCGCGGAGGCCGCCCGCCGGGCGCTCGCCGCGGGGTTCGTGGTGGCGGAACTGCACGCCGCCCACGGCTACCTGCTCCACCAGTTCCTGTCGCCCCTGTCCAACCGACGCGAGGACGCCTACGGCGGCAGCTTCGAGAACCGCACCCGCCTGCTCCGCGAGGTCGCCTCCGCCGTGCGGGCCGTGTGGCCCGAGCACCTTCCGCTGTTCGCGCGGATCTCCGCCACGGATTGGGCCGAGGGCGGATGGAACCTCGACCAATCGGTGGAACTGGCCAGGGTTCTCAAGGCGCTGGGCGTGGATCTGGTGGATTGCTCCACGGGCGGGTTGGTTCCCCGGACGGAAATCCCGCTGGGCCCCGGCTACCAGGTGCCCTTCGCGGCCCGGATCCGCGCCGAGGCGGGGATCGCCACGGGCGCGGTGGGCCTCATCACCGGCCCCGAACAGGCGGAGCAGATCCTCGCCCAGGAATCCGCCGATCTGGTCCTCCTCGGCCGCGAGCTGCTGCGCGATCCGCGCTGGCCGATGCACGCCGCCCAGACTCTGGGAACAGACGCCTCCTGGCCCGCGTCCTACCAGCGCGCCGTGAAGGGCAAGGTTCCCATGCGCACTCCCTTCACAGCGCCCTGAACAGGGCCAGCACCCGCACCTCCGCCGCGCCGCCTTCCTTCAGCGCCTGGGCGCAGCGGAGGAGGGTGGTGCCCGTGGTCCAGACGTCATCCACCAGGAGCACGATCCCCGAGGGCGCCGCGCCGGACCGGAGGGCGACGGCCTTCCGCGGCAGGCGCCGCCGCTGGCTTTCGGTGCGCACGGCCTGACGACCCACGGTCCAGCCCTTGGTGAGGAGCGACCGCCAGGGCCGGGCGATCCGCGCGGCGACAGCCCTTCCGGCTTCGGCGCCGAAATCGATTCCCCGCGCCAGACGATGGACGAGTCCCGACGGCGCGGACGTCACCTCGTCCACGTCCTCGACCCAACGGGGCAGGTCGGCCCGCGCCAGGCGCCGGAGCAGGGCCGCCTGCCAGCCCCGCTCGCCGCGCTTGACCCCCGGCACCAGCAGCGGTCCCAGGGAGGGGCGCCCGCCGCGGTAGTCCCACAGGGCGTCGCCGAGATCCCATTCCACCGGCTCGGGGCAGGGTCCCTCTCCGTGGACCAGCGCGCATCGGGGGCAGCGAACTTCGGACAAGGGCAGCAGTCCGTCCCAGCAGGAGGCGCACAGGCCGGCTTCCGCGCCGGATCCGACGGGGGCCAGGCAGCCGCGGCAGGGGACCAGATCGGCCCGGGCCCGGAGGAGGCGGGACATGAGCGAGCCGGGGAGCATGGGGCATCATAGCCCGCGCGCTGCGGGCCGCGGGAAGGCCCGATCTGCTAGCATCGCCCCAAGCCCCGGCCCTCTTTTACCGGAATTCCCTTCCGGGCTCCGCCCCCGGATCGCATGGAGTCCTGTTCATGTCGAACGACCCGCGTCCCGCGTCCCAGATCTTCGCGCGCAAGCCCCTGGCCCTTCTCCTGGAAGAGGCCAAGGGCGAGAACCGCCTCCGCCGCATCCTCGGGCCCGTGCAGCTCACCGCCCTGGGCGTGGGCGCCATCATCGGCGCGGGGATCTTCGTGGCCACGGGCGCCGCGGCCCACAACATCGCGGGGCCGTCGCTGATGCTGTCCTACGTCGTGGCGGGGATCACCTGCATCTTCGCGGCCCTGTGCTACGCCGAGTTCGCCTCCATGGTGCCGGTGGCGGGCTCCGCCTATACCTACGCCTACGCCACCCTCGGCGAGCTGTTCGCCTGGATCATCGGATGGGACCTCATCCTCGAATACGGCGTGTCCAGCGCGGCCGTGGCCACGGGCTGGTCCGCCTACTTCCAGAGCGCCATCAGCAAAGTGGGGATCCACGTCCCGAAGCTGCTGAGCGAATCGCCGTGGAAGTACGATCCCGCCACCGGCCACTTCGCCACCACGGGAGCTGCCATGAACCTGCCCGCGCTGATCGTGGTGGCGCTGGTCACGGCGGTGCTCGTGAAGGGAATCCAGGAGAGCGCCACCTTCAACGCCGCGATGGTGGCCGTCAAGGTGGCCGCGGTGCTGTTCGTGATCGGCGTGGGCGCGTTCTTCATCGACCCCGCCAACTGGCATCCCTTCGCGCCCTACGGCTGGACGGGACTCAGCTTCTTCGGCCACCACATCGCCGGCCAGGTGGACGGCGGCGGCGCGCCCCTGGGCACCCTGGCGGGCGCGGCGATCATCTTCTTCGCCTACATCGGGTTCGATTCGGTCTCCACCCACACCGAAGAGGCCAAGAACCCCCAGCGGGACGTGCCCATCGGGATCATCGTCTCCCTCGTGCTGTGCACGGTGCTCTACATCGCCGTGGTGGGCGTCCTGACGGGCATGGTGAGGTACGACCAGCTCGACATCAACGCGCCGGTCTCCCTGGCCTTCAAGCAGAAGGGCCTGGGCTGGGCGGAGGGCCTCATCGCCGCGGCCGGGGTGGCGGGGATCACCTCCGTCCTGCTGGTGATGATGCTCAGCGGCCCGCGCGTCTTCCTCGCCATGGCCCGGGACGGGCTGCTTCCCAAGTCCACCTTCGCCGACGTGCACCCCAAGTTCCGGACGCCGTGGAAATCCACCATCCTGATCGGCGTGTTCGTGGGATCCCTGGCGGGCTTCCTGCCCATCGACGCCCTGCTGCACCTCGCCAACATCGGCACCCTGCTGGCCTTCGTCATCGTCTGCACGGCGGTCCTGATCATGCGGAAGAAGCATCCCGAAGCGGAGCGCCCCTTCCGCTGCCCCTGGGTGCCCTTCGTCCCTGTCATGGGCGTCCTGACCTGCCTGCTGCTGATGTTCTCGCTCCCCGTGGCCAACTGGTGGCGCCTCTTCGCGTGGCTGGCCATCGGGTTCGTCATCTACTTCGCCTACGGCCGCAAGCACAGCGTCATGCGCCGGCAGGGCGTCTGACGCTTTTGCCCTTCAGGGAATAAGGATTCACCGCCAAGTCGCCAAAGTACCAAGAACGGTTTCCTTCTTTTCTTGGTGTCTTGGCGACTTGGTGGTGATCATTTCCGTTTGGCCCTTCCCTTCCGGAGGTTTCCGATGCCCGCCTGGAGCGACCTCACGCCCTCGAAGCGCTGCGACTGGATCGACCAGCTGCGGGGCTGGGCGGTGATCGTGATGATCGAAGTCCACGTGGTGAACGTGTGGCTGCACTCGGGCCTGCGGCCGGAGTGGCTGAACTACCTCAACGGGCTGGTGGCGCCCAGCTTCACCATGGCGGCCGGCTACAGCCTGGCGATCTCCACCTTCCGCACCGACGGCACCCTGCGGCCCTTCTGGCCCGACACGGCGCGGCGCCTGGGTTTCATCCTGCTGTGCGCCTACGCCCTGCACGCCCCGGGCCTCACCGCCGCGGACTGGACGGTGCTGAACACCCCCCAGCAGGCCCGGGAACTGTTCAAGGTCGACGTGCTCCAGTGCATCGTGTTCTCGCTGCTCATCCTCCAGGCCCTGGCGCGGCTGGTGCGGCATCCCCTGCTGTTCACCGCCGTGGCCCTGGCCGTCGCGGTGTTCGTGCCGCTGGTCTCTCCCTACCTGTGGGCGACGGGCGTGGCCGACGGGCTGTGGCTCCCGATCCGCGGGCTGTTCAACGGGAATCCGGACCGGGGCGTCCAAGCCCTGTTCCCGCTGTTCCCCTGGCTGGCCTTCCCCGCCTTCGGGGCCTTCCTGGGCGGGCTGTACCGCCACCTCCGGGTGGTCTCCTCCGAGGGCCGCGCCCGGTGGAGCGAACTGCGCTTCCTCTCCGCCCTGGCGATCCTGGGCGCCGTGCTGCTCGCCTGGGGACAGGCGGCGCAGGAATCCTGGCTGTGGGGCGGCCGGTGGATCCAGCAGAACGGCGTGTGGATGCTCCACGGCCGCGCGGGCGCCTTCACCTACGCCGAGCTGGGGAACATCGCCAACACCACCCTGCCCAGCGTCGCCGCGCGGCTGGGCTGGATCCTGATGGGAGGCGCCGCCCTGGGCGCGGTGGAGCTGATCCGGCCCCGCTGGAGCGGAGCCAATCCCATCAAGGCCGCGAGCAACGAATCGCTGCTGCTCTACATGCTCCACCTCAACCTGCTGTTCGGCGTCCTGCTGGCCGCCCCCGTCATCGCCCTCACCGGCTGGGGCTGGGGGAGCCTGGGCTGGCCCGGCACCCTCCTGCTGACGGCCGCAATCATCGGCCTGAACCTGTGGGCGGGCGTGGCTTGGCAGGGAGTGCGGGAGACGCCGGAGTTCATGCGGAAGCTCCAGCGGGGGGGCGTGGCCCTGCTCGGCGGCTGGTTCCTGCTGGGCGGGTGGTGGACCGTCCGCCACTTCCTCCGCAGCCCCGAGCTGGCGAAGGAACCCTACGCCTTCCTCAACGCCGCCCGCGCGCGGAAGGGCCTCCCGCCCACGCCGGACGGCCTCTGCCGAGATCCGGAGGAGTATTTCCGCGAGGCCGAGCGGCGAAACAAGCGGCTGAGCCCCGAGGCCCGCGCGGAAGTGGCGCGCCAGATCCTGGCCAGAAGCCGGTAGAATCATCGGGATCATGGCTGATCCCGGCGGCAGCGCCCCTTCTTTCTGGCTTTTCCTCGCCGCCGCGGCGCTGCTGATCTATCGCTTCGGCACCACGGCGCTGCTGTCCGCCTTCCACGCCATGCCGTCCCTGCAGCGCCGCCGGATGCTGGAGGAGGGCGCCGTGCGCGATCCGAGCCTCGCGCTGC comes from the Geothrix sp. 21YS21S-4 genome and includes:
- a CDS encoding heparan-alpha-glucosaminide N-acetyltransferase domain-containing protein, which encodes MPAWSDLTPSKRCDWIDQLRGWAVIVMIEVHVVNVWLHSGLRPEWLNYLNGLVAPSFTMAAGYSLAISTFRTDGTLRPFWPDTARRLGFILLCAYALHAPGLTAADWTVLNTPQQARELFKVDVLQCIVFSLLILQALARLVRHPLLFTAVALAVAVFVPLVSPYLWATGVADGLWLPIRGLFNGNPDRGVQALFPLFPWLAFPAFGAFLGGLYRHLRVVSSEGRARWSELRFLSALAILGAVLLAWGQAAQESWLWGGRWIQQNGVWMLHGRAGAFTYAELGNIANTTLPSVAARLGWILMGGAALGAVELIRPRWSGANPIKAASNESLLLYMLHLNLLFGVLLAAPVIALTGWGWGSLGWPGTLLLTAAIIGLNLWAGVAWQGVRETPEFMRKLQRGGVALLGGWFLLGGWWTVRHFLRSPELAKEPYAFLNAARARKGLPPTPDGLCRDPEEYFREAERRNKRLSPEARAEVARQILARSR
- a CDS encoding cyclic 2,3-diphosphoglycerate synthase; amino-acid sequence: MSARRIVILGAAGRDFHNFNTVYRDNPAYQVVAFTATQIPGIEGRRYPAVLAGKLYPNGIPIVDESELVDLIHREKLDAAVFSYSDVTHATVMHLASLCIAHGCDFELLGADKTMIASSKPVIGITAVRTGAGKSQTTRFISNILKKLGKKVVAIRHPMPYGDLAKQACQRFADYSDLDKHECTIEEREEYEPHIDNGFVVYAGVDYEQIIRSAEKEADVILWDGGNNDLPFYKSDLHICIADPLRSGHEMAYHPGEANFRRADIILINKCDSAKEEDIQAIERNAAAVNAKARVLRATSPVTCDRPEIVKDRRALVIEDGPTLTHGSMTYGAGVVAARAVGAKEIVDPSPYAVASLAATYRKYPNAKGILPAMGYGDQQVRDLQATIEATPCDVVLSGTPIDLTRVLQVSKPMTRVRYDLAEVREGALEAEVRRTLKM
- a CDS encoding DUF748 domain-containing protein — protein: MPIPAPLSAFLRRWNRWILVSTGILVLWALVGFLLVPALARPRIEREATAALKRPVTVAKLRFNPFTFGVTLEGFRAAERNGEDWITLRRLYVDLDVWRLLGRTVSLGAVEVEGLTFRADLDPKGRLNFQDLLEGGPEPEAPAAAPSSWVLQVRRFRMEEGRMAFSDRSAAEPFRTVLGPVTFRLENLRTEVGHRSGVSLEAWTEAKEHLAWKGDLGFQPFASAGNILVENLSLPKYRPYQEGQVAAEIRSGLATVRTQYRVEWGGGRRVVELAELGLTVRDLKVAERGAAEPAVEVPLLEIREGRADLMAPSVEVGSITAAQGILRIQAAKDGSLNLARLAAAPKPKAAPEKEAKPLKLLVRDLALAGFRVGWEDRGPARPVKVEATDLNLRWRGLSLDPAASSDASLDLKLGSGTLKAEGSLAPLRATGDLRVKAEGLDLAPFDSYLDPALDLRLASGSLAADGRVRFAFEGRRSDGVIYQGGALVQGLDVRDAQRGETFLRWKRLNVAGADLRTAPLAVAIRSVEWTAPEGRLVMEADGSTNVARALRLAPEGKPAALPAAVVPPTPAAAPDVAIAKLAITGGRLSFIDRSVRPAAALSIRDLEGSYLGLSGRPDAVSQVAFKGRAGGLAPITITGKAMPLRHDLDTDVALRIQGADLTDFTPYTGKYLGYTVQKGKLDVEARLRIDHRNLKAENAVKLDQFYLGEKVDSPDATGLPVRLGLAILRDRKGLIAFDLPVEGSLDDPDVKYGRLVWKAIFNLLGKIATSPFTLIGSLFGSDAGDLSALAFAPGSSALDAAATAKLQALARALQERPELRLEAEGAVDEAADGGALRRAALEALLRRTRNGALGQAEKEPIPPAERERWIRAAYQAAFPATKGVPAPPLPPAPEMEQRLLEGLNPGPDELALLADVRAKRAIGWLLDTAQADPARIFQVRTGQAKGAAVAFSLK
- a CDS encoding ComF family protein — protein: MSRLLRARADLVPCRGCLAPVGSGAEAGLCASCWDGLLPLSEVRCPRCALVHGEGPCPEPVEWDLGDALWDYRGGRPSLGPLLVPGVKRGERGWQAALLRRLARADLPRWVEDVDEVTSAPSGLVHRLARGIDFGAEAGRAVAARIARPWRSLLTKGWTVGRQAVRTESQRRRLPRKAVALRSGAAPSGIVLLVDDVWTTGTTLLRCAQALKEGGAAEVRVLALFRAL
- a CDS encoding NADH:flavin oxidoreductase/NADH oxidase, producing MPRLFQPLTLRGLTLPNRIAVSPMCQYQSVDGLPNDWHLVHLGGLAQGGAGLVLTEATAVSPEGRISPDDLGIWNDAQGEGLARIARFIASQGAAPGIQLAHAGRKASNPAPWKGSGSLPESAGGWVPVGPSPMAFDANWTVPTALDAAGIQAVIQSFAEAARRALAAGFVVAELHAAHGYLLHQFLSPLSNRREDAYGGSFENRTRLLREVASAVRAVWPEHLPLFARISATDWAEGGWNLDQSVELARVLKALGVDLVDCSTGGLVPRTEIPLGPGYQVPFAARIRAEAGIATGAVGLITGPEQAEQILAQESADLVLLGRELLRDPRWPMHAAQTLGTDASWPASYQRAVKGKVPMRTPFTAP
- a CDS encoding amino acid permease, whose protein sequence is MSNDPRPASQIFARKPLALLLEEAKGENRLRRILGPVQLTALGVGAIIGAGIFVATGAAAHNIAGPSLMLSYVVAGITCIFAALCYAEFASMVPVAGSAYTYAYATLGELFAWIIGWDLILEYGVSSAAVATGWSAYFQSAISKVGIHVPKLLSESPWKYDPATGHFATTGAAMNLPALIVVALVTAVLVKGIQESATFNAAMVAVKVAAVLFVIGVGAFFIDPANWHPFAPYGWTGLSFFGHHIAGQVDGGGAPLGTLAGAAIIFFAYIGFDSVSTHTEEAKNPQRDVPIGIIVSLVLCTVLYIAVVGVLTGMVRYDQLDINAPVSLAFKQKGLGWAEGLIAAAGVAGITSVLLVMMLSGPRVFLAMARDGLLPKSTFADVHPKFRTPWKSTILIGVFVGSLAGFLPIDALLHLANIGTLLAFVIVCTAVLIMRKKHPEAERPFRCPWVPFVPVMGVLTCLLLMFSLPVANWWRLFAWLAIGFVIYFAYGRKHSVMRRQGV